The Geomonas ferrireducens DNA segment CATCATCTTCGCGACGAGCATGAGGTCGGGGGTAAAGGACAAGGGAAATGACTGCGACTCGGAAAACATCACCATCAAATAGTGGCGGCTTCACGCTTGTGGAGATGCTCATGGCCATGCTCGTGATGACTGTTGGGCTTCTGGGGCTTCTTCAGTGCGTGGTTGTCGCCTATCAGCACGGGACGAAGACACGCTTGCGTACCGAGGCGGTCCTGGTGGCGGAAAAATGGATGCATGAGTGGACCAGGCAACCCTTTGGCAACATAAGCACCGGCATCGATCTATCGGACGTCGAGAATAAGCAGGTGGACGGTGTTCCCTGGAGCTATAAAGTAACGCGAAAAGCGGAGCCGGCGGGGAGCACCACCACGACCTTGAAGCTGACCGTGCGGGTGCTCTGGAGTTCAAAGGGGGAGACGGCAAGCCACGAGATCTACACGCTGAGGACGAGGAGAGCGGGGGAATGAGACCCAAGGATAAAGGGCAGGGATACACACTGGTAGAGATGCTTGTAGCCATGTTGATCTTCTCCGTGGTGATGACGCTCATCAGTGCCTCCTTCGCAAGGACGGTGAAAAACTCGAGCCAGCTCAGCAAAAACACAGAGACCGACATCGCCGGTCTCATCGGACTCGAAGTGATGCGAAGCGATCTTGAGCTGGCCGGGTTCGGTCTTCCTTGGAGCGTTTCAACAGACATCCACTACGATGAAGCCCTGAAGGACTGGCACTTCGTCACCGCCTGTACCGACGGATGCCCCGGCGCGAAAGCGAGCCTTTACAACGACAATCCTCCCTCTGCCTATCGGGTTGGAGACAACGTCGGCTTCAATGGCTCCGATTACCTCGTGCTCAAGGGTACCCCGCTGGGCAACAGTCCGGTCTGCCGCAGCTGGTGCTACGTCAACTACAGCGGCTTCACCAGACCGTCGCGTGTCACTCCGGAACTCGACCAGAGGGACGAGCCACGGGTTGTCGTTCTTAAAAACGAGGTTTTCTCGGGGAAGGTAAGCCGCACTCTGGTGCACCAGGATAGCAAATTCACGGTCTCCTCCGGCGCCACCCTTGATCACGCATTCAGTCCCACCCAGAAGACCGACACCTACCTGGCCTACGGCGTCGCCGAGACGGAGCTAAGGTTTCCCTTCAACCGCTCCGATTACTACATAGAACGGGGCACGGACAGGATTTCATCCTTCTGCAACGAGGGGACCGGCATCCTCTACAAGGCGGGGTTCAATCACCAGGCCAAGCCGACAATTTATCCGCTTCTTGACTGCGTCGCAGACATGCAGGTCGTGCTCTACCTTGATAGCAACAACGACGGGGTGGTCGACTACCATCCGACGGCTGAAGACACGTTAACGCCAAAGGACCTGCGTGAGGGGCTGAAACAGGTCAGGGTTTATGTGCTGGCGCAACAAGGGAAGCGGGATACCACCTTTGTCTACCCGGCCGAAACCATCGTCGTCGGGGACCCGAACCTGCCTGACGAGCCGGGGCACGTCTGGAGCGCTCCGGCGCTCGCCGCGAGGTTCGGCGCCAACTGGCGCAATTACCACTGGAAGGTCTACACCATCGTAGTGCAGCCGAAAAACCTGTAGCGGGGAGGGACGATGTGCAGCCTTCATTCGCAAAAAGGGGCGGCTTTGGTGACGGCGCTTATGCTGACCGCGCTGTCGCTGGTGATCGCCGTCGCACTTCTCACCATGATCACGGCGGGGACGCAGATTTCCGCAAGCCAGAAGCGTTATCACAGTTCCCTCTCCGCGGCGCGAGGCGCCGTCGATCTCTTCACCCAGGAGCTGATGCCCAGACTGTTCCAGCCGGAAACTGCTGTCGATGACCTTGAGCGCGAGTTCTCCGGGATCGGGCTGCATGTGAACCTTGATCCCTGCCTCAGACAGAAGCTCACGTTGTCTCCCGGCTCCTGGTCCGCCTGCAGTGCGGCCCAGGCCTCAAGTGACCCGGTTGCGGCTCCGGATGTCTCTTTCCGGCTCGCCGGTCTCCCTGCCGCAGGAGGGTTCACCGTAACAACTAAGATCGTAGACACAGTTCCCGGCAACACGGACCGAAGCGGTTATGACCTCCTTGATGGGGGGGGCGCTGTAGCTGCCCAGGACGATGTGGTACGCCCCCAGCACGTTCCGGCCATGTACCACCTGGCCGTGCAGGGGATCCGGGATGGGCAGGAGCGTGAGAGGGCACGGCTATCAGTGCTGTACGCTTATTGAACCTGGAAGTGTAGATGCTCTTCACGACTGTGAAAATACAAACCATAGGTATTCCTGAATGGCAGGTTGCGTGCAATTGCAACCCGCCTTTTTATTGGTATCATCTCCCCATCCCACCCATTAGAAAAGGTCTTCCCGGGGGGGGGAGGCATTTTCTCTTGAGACGATCTATTCCCACCTTTGGCATATAATTATGTGTAATTTGAATTAAAATGTTGACTTTCGTGAAGTTTGGCGTATATCTATGCCAAAATTTCCTACGACTGTCTTAAGCGGTGCCAATCAATGATCATGAACAGCGTGAAGAAATTACGGGAAGAGCGCCTGATGAGCAAGGCCGAGCTGGCGCGCCTGGCCGGGGTGTCACCGATAACCATCGACCGGATCGAACGGGGTGAGGATTGCAGGATGGAGACCAAGCGCAAGATCCTGCTTGCTCTTGGGTTTTCCCTCTCCGACAAGAACAAGGTATTCCAGGACTAGGGTAATAGGACCACGCGATGCTTTTCTCCAAGAAGAAGGACATAGTAGGGGTCGACGTAGGATCCAGTGCGGTGAAGCTGGTGCAACTGCGCCCGTCAAAGGGTGGGTACCAACTTGTAAAGATCGGGATCCTGCCGCTTCCTGCTGAGGCGATCGTCGACAACACCCTCATGGACAGCTCCTCAATAGTCGAGACAGTCCGCCAGCTTCTCACCACCCTCGGGGTGAAGGCCAAGGAGGCCGCCTGTTCCATTTCCGGCAACTCGGTCATCATCAGGAAAATATCACTCCCGGTGATGCCGGTTGAGGAACTCGAGGATCAGATCCACTGGGAAGCCGAGCAGTACATCCCCTTCGACATCAACGACGTGAACGTCGATTTCCAGATACTCTTCCCGGACGAGCAGGACTCCTCCAAGATGAACGTCCTGTTGGTCGCCAGCAAGAAAGATATCATCAACGACTACCTATCGGTGTTTGCCGAGGCCGGACTTAAATTGGTCGTGGTCGATGTGGACTCCTTTGCCGTGCAGAACTCCTACGAGCTCAACTACACCGCAGATCCGGAACAGGTGGTGGCGCTGGTCAACATCGGGGCCAGCATCTTCAACCTGAACATCGTACGGGACGGCATCTCTCTTTTCACTCGCGACGTGCAGATGGGGGGGAACCTCTACACCGAGGAGATCCAGAAGCAGTTCGGCGTCAGCAGCAGCGAGGCGGAGGAGATGAAACTCGGTGCGGCCGAAGCTGCGGATCCCCGCCTGAAGGAGGTGCTGCAGCGGGTGAACGACACAATCGCGCTTGAGATGCGCCGCTCCTTGGACTTCTACAACTCCACCGCCGGCGAGGAGCGCATCACCAAGGTGTTCCTCTCTGGGGGAGGGGCGAAGACACTGCAACTTGTGGAAGCGGTGCAACAGCGCCTCTCGCTCCCGGTCGAGCTCATGAACCCCTTGGTCAAGATTGCGGTGAACGAGAAGGAGTTTGATCCGAGGTACCTTGAGGAGATCGCTCCGCTCATGTCGGTCGCGGTGGGCCTCGCGACTAGGAGGGCCGGAGACAAATGATAAAGATAAACCTCCTTCCCGTACGGGCGTCAAAAAAGAAAGAGACCATGCGGCAGCAGGTCGTTGTCCTGGTGGTCGCGCTGGTTGGGCTTTTAGCCGTGGGGGTGGGCGCCTGGATCTACCTGCGCAGCCAGATAACCAGCCTCAACAACGAGATCGCCAGCTCAGAAAGTGAACTTGCCGCGCTGAAGACCAAGATCGGAGCGATCGACAACCTGAAGAAGCTGCAGGCCGACGTGAAGAAGAAGCTGGACGTGCTGAACCGGCTGCGTCGCGACAAGAGCGGGCCGGCGTCGCGGCTGTCCGCGCTTTCCGAGTCGGTGCCCGAAAAAGTGTGGCTCACCAAGTACACCGAGAACGGCGACAAGGTGTCGGTAAGCGGAGGCGCTCTAAGCGAGGATCTCATCGCGGTTTTCATGAAGAGCCTGCAGGCCTCCGGCGCCTTCAAGAACGTGGAGCTGGCCGTCTCGGAACAGGCCGAAATCTCGGGAGTCAAGTACAAACGCTTCGATCTGAACTTCCAGATAGCGGATCAGAAGCCGTAGGCCGGGTTTCCGGCACAGGACAGGCGTGCGGACTACGCCTAAAACACGCTGAAGCAGAGGCATTGTCATGGATCCACAGATAGAGAAGTTGCTGAAGCTCCCGACCAAGGAGAAGGTCGCACTTTTGATTCTGCTCATGCTACTGGAGGGGGCGGCCATGTATTACGGGCTGCACCGTCCCCGTCTTCAGGAGCTGGAGGGGCTGAAGAAAAGACACGAGGATCTGCAGAAGCAGGTGACGGAGAACCGGCGCATCGCCAACAACCTCCCTCGCTTCAAGGCGGAATACGAGCAGCTAAAGCGCGACCTGGACAACGCCCTCACCGAGCTGCCGAACCAAAAAGAGATCCCGTCGCTTTTGACCAACATCTCCAACGTGGGTAAAAGCTCAGGCCTCGACTTCCTTCTCTTCAGGCCCAAGCCGGAAGTCCCCAAAGACTTCTACGCCGAGGTGCCGGTCGACATAGCTGTCTCCGGGACCTTCTACAATGTGGCGGATTTCTTCGTCGCGGTCAGCAAGCTGCCGCGCATCGTGAATATCACGAATGTGAGCTTCCAGGACGTTCCGCAAACCGGCAAGACAAGCCTTAAGGTGAACTGCCTGGCCACTACTTTCCGTTTCCTGGACCCCAAAGAGGCGCAGAATACAAATGCGAAAGCCAACCAAAATAAACCGAAATAGCCTAGTGCTGCTGCTTGCGCTGGCGCTTGTGTCCGGCTGCAAGAATGAAGAAGCTCCGGCGCCAGCTCCCGCACCGAAGCCGGTGCAACCGGCGCAACCGGCGCCCGCTCCCAAGCCTGCGCCGCCGGTGCAGCAGCAGCTGTCGTCTGTCGCCAAGAGCCCCGGGGCGCTGAGCTTTAAGAAAGATCCCTTCAAGCCGGTAATCGTACCGGCCACCCCTGCGCCTGCTTCTTCAGCCGCGGGCCCAAGCGTATCCCCTGCCGCCGACCTCCTTCCTATTCAGAGCTTCGAGGTGAGCAAGTTCAAGGTAGCCGGCATCATAGCCGGCATCAGGGAGAACAGGGCGCTTTTGATCGATCCCAACGGCAAGGGATATGTCGTGCAGGTTGGGATGCAGGTAGGAAACGCAAACGGCCGCGTCACCAAGATCACCCCCTCTACGGTTCAAGTTGTAGAGAAGGGTACGGGTCGCGGCAAGGGTAGAACCATCGTGCTTACGCTGGCCAAGAAAAGGTAAGGAGCGTTTCAGATGACCATGTACCAGAGCAGAATTCTTTTTCATGCCATGGCCTTAATCGTCCTGCTGACGGTTTCCGCCGGCTGCGTCAAGAGGATGACCGCCGCGAACGAGCCTGCTCAGGCAGGGGCCACCGCTTTTGCCACGTTACGCTCCGTGACGGTCTCCCCTGACGGTTCCAGTGTCGAGCTGGTGAGCGACAAGCCACTCACCTACACCTCATACAAAAGCGGTGAGCCGTCAAAGATCATCGTCGATATCTCTCAGACCGAACCGGGGAGCGTTTCCTCGCCGATCGAGGTGAACCGCGGCAGTGTAAAGCGGGTCGACGTAGAACGCCAGCCCGTGGGAAGGAGCGTGCTGACCCGCGTGTCGGTGGTGCTCACCCACGATGTCGACTTCTTCGTGGCCACCGATCCCGCCGACAAGAGCAGGCTCATGATCACACTGCCGCGCGAGGCTGAGGCCAAGCCCGAGCAGCCTGAGGTCAAGGAGGCTCCCATCGCGGAGCCGCGCATAGAAGAGAAAACGCTCGTAGCGGACGCCGCAGCAGCGACCCCGCCTGTGCAGAAAAGCGACGCGTCGGCCACCGCCGCACCGGCCGCCGAGAAACCGGCAGCCAAGGCCACCGCAGCCGATGCTGGCAACGGGCAGAAACTGAACGCCATCATGACCGTCGCCGACGGTGTCGAGCTCTCCGTCCAGGGTGGGGTGCAGACCTTCAACTCATTCAAACTCACCAAGCCGGACCGCATCGTTCTCGACCTGTTCAAGGTCAAAAATGCCCTCGTGCAGAACGTAGTGCCCATAGGCGCCTTCGGTGTCGCCAACGCCCGCGTAGGCTCCACCCCGGACAAGGTCCGCGTCGTCCTCGACGCTGCAGGGGAAGGGCTGCCCGCTTTCGAGGTGGTCAAGACCGATCTCGGCGTGAAGATCAAGCTGAAAGCAAAGGGACCTGTACAGGCCGAGGCTGCGGCACCGGCCCCTGCACCGGTAGCCGCACCGGCTGCTCCAGCCGAGCCGGCGGCTCCAGCCGCCGCACCCGCACCGAAACCGGCGGCTCCCGCTCCCGCTACCAGGATGAAGACGGATGTCCCGCCCCCCAGGAACGTGAAAGGGTCGCTCGAGTCTGTCGAGTTCAGGGTTGTGGACGGGGTGTCCCGCATTACCATGAAACTGTACGGTACCTGCGAACCGGGTGAGCCCGTTCGCTCCGCACAGGGACTTACCCTCACCATCAACGACTGCCAAGTACCGAAAAAACTGCAGCGCGCCATGGACACCTCCAAGTTCGGCACCCCGGTCCTCTCCGTTACCCCGTACCAGGTAAAAGGGAAGAAGGGGTACCTCACCAGGATCTCGGTGAAGCTGCACGGCAACCTCGAATACAGCACGAGCCGCAGGGGGAATGTCCTCACCTGGGACATTGTAAACCCCGGCCCCGCAGTCCCGGCGAAGCTTCCCGCGGCACCCGCGCTGGTACACGGCGGCAATGACGCCGCTGCCGAACTCGCCGCGCCCCCCGCACCAGCACACATCGAGGAGCCGATGACCGACATCTCCGCCTCGGCCGATAAGCGACCCGCGAAGAAGGTTTACAAAGGGAGAAGGGTGACCCTCGAGTTCTCCGACGCCGACATTAGGAAGATCTTCCAGCTCATCGCCGAGGTGAGCAACCTGAACTTCCTGATCGGCGACGATGTCACCGGCACCATCAGCATCAAACTTGTCAACGTCCCCTGGGACCAGGCGCTCGACGTCATCCTCGACACCAAAGGGCTCGCCATGGTGCAACAGGGAAACATCGTGCAGATCAAGCCGCGCAACAAGATGCAGAACCAGGCCGACGAGGAAGCCGCCGCGAAAAAAGCCGCCGAGCGCATGATGGAGCTTAAGACCGCGGTGTTCGAGGTGAACTACGCCTCGGTCGCCGACGTCGCCTCGCAATTCGCTATGCTTAAAAGCGAGCGCGGCATCATCACCAAGGACGAGCGTACGAGCCGCGTCATCGTGAGGGACGTCCAGCCCGCCCTGGACGAGATGCGCGCCCTTCTGAAAAATCTCGACGCACCCGAGAAGCAGGTGATGATCGAGGCACGGATCGTCGAGGCCACCTCTACCTTCACCCGCGACCTCGGCGTGCAGTGGGGACTCACCTACCGTGACGCCGCCGCCACGGTGGCAAACATCAACTCCGTCGAGACGACCTTCGGCGGAGTCGTTTCCACCACGGGCCCCGGGACGACCGGCTCCGGCGGTCTCGGTCTCGGCATGTCGTTCGGCAAACTGACCAGCAACGTGCAGCTCGACATGAGGCTTGCGGCGGCCGCCACCGTGGGGCAGGTGAAGATCATCTCCACTCCGAAGGTGGTGACGCTGAACAACAAGGCGGCCAAGATCTCGCAGGGGCAGTCGATCCCTTACCAGACCACCTCGGCGGAAGGGACCAAGACGGAGTTCGTCGAGGCGGCCCTCACCCTGGAGGTCACGCCGCACATCACCGCCGACGGCTCGGTCAGCATGAAGATCAAGGCGAGCAACAACTCCCCCGGCACCGGTTCCCCGCCGCCGATCAACAAAAAGGAAGCCACCACCGAGCTCGTCGTCTCCAACGGCGACACCACCGTCATCGGTGGCATCTACGTCGACAGCGACACCGAGGCGGACACTGGCGTGCCGTTCCTAGCCGACATCCCGCTTCTCGGGTGGCTTTTCAAGTCGAACGCGAAGCAAAAGACCAAGACAGAACTGCTCATCTTCATAACGCCGAAGATTGTTATTTAAGGAGATCCTATGTTTAAACGGTTTGCTTTGTTGTTTTGCAACGCGTGCATCGTTGCCCTCCTCAGCTCATGCGGGGCCGGTGACCTGGGTGGAGGGGTAGGGGAATTCACCACGGTGAACGCGACTGCAACGGCACTCACCGGCAGGCTTGAGTCCGACATCGTAAAAGGAAATTCCTGCACCCTTTCCACTTCCACCGGTGGAACCGTGGAGACCGACAGCGTCGACGTAGCCTTCGCCTCACAGGCGCTTTATACTTCCGGCTCGCTCGACCTGGTCATCAGCAGGATCACCATCCATTACACCCCTGTCAATGCGGCGACGACTCCGCCTATTCCGGACAGCTTCGTGAACATATCCCAGACCGTTGCGCCGGGCGAAAGCATGAACATCCCGGTTGCCGTCCTCACCGATGCCCAGAAAATCGCCCTCATGGAGCGCACCACGCTCCCCATGACCCTTTGCAGTTCAACCGTCTTCGAATACTACGTCGACATGGTTTTTGATGTATCCGAGGTCGGGGGCAAAGGCGATATCCACCCCGTCACCGCCAAAATGAATCTGGCCGTTGCAGACAGAATCTAAAACGACAAGGCTCCATGGATTGTTGGTAATAGGAGTGTGAAATGAATCTATCGAAAAAAATCTGCTGGGCGCTTTTGATGCTTTTCTGTGCCGTCATGCTCAGCTGTTCGGGTGACGGCGGGGCGGGGTCCACTACTACTGCCATGACCGGCAAAAAGCCGGCCAAGGTACTTGCCAATGACTTCCAGGTGACCACCAACACCACGGATCAGTCTCAGCCCGCCGTAGCCTACGACACCGAGAACCATAACCGCTATCTCACCGTCTTCGTCGACAGCAGAAGCGGACAGCAGATCTACGGCGCCATCTGTGTGGGCTCCGATTCCATTGGGCAGGGGGAGCCTGGAAACGTCACTTCCATCGCCGCCAATCCGTTCAATTTCCCCCTCACCACCGCGACCGGCAACAAGTCGCAGCCCAAGGTCGCCTTCTTCAAGCACCCGAGCGATTCCACCAAAAGTCGATACCTGGTGGTTTGGACCGATTCACGGGCCGGCTACGGCCAGATTTACGGCCAGTTCGTCAGCCCGAATGGCACCCTCATCGGCCTGAACTTCCCGATCTCCACCCATACCGCCAACGTCGACATCAACCAGAACGATCCCGATCTCATCTACAACGAGGTGACCGGGAAGTTCGTCGTCGCCTGGGTCGACACCTCCACCTACGATACGGACGCCAATGCCGCCAACAACGTCACTTACAAGGCTGCCAGCGCCACCAGTGCCACCAACACCGTCACGATCGGCCACATCCCGCTTCCGTTCGCCGACAACAACATCGTGCGCACCATCGAGGTGGACCCGCTGACCGGCACCACCGCCAACCTGCAAAACGTATCCAAGGCGGTGCGCACCGGCGCCATAACCGACAACGGGTCCGTCATCACCGATACCTGGTCCGTGCAGCTGAACGAGTCGCACCCAAGGATCGCTTTCAGCCCGATCACGGGCGAGATATTCACCTGTTGGAGCGGTTCCACCAGCACCGTCACCCTCACCATCAACTACACCACGACCAACGAAGCCGGCCCTCCCCCGGCGGTCACCGCGGTCTACAAAAGCTATGTCTTCACTTCGGTCCCCGTGGACGACGCACCTACCAAGATCAAGCTGCGCAGAAACCAGGGGCTGGGCTTTGTGAACGATTTCAGTTACGGCACCGCGACTTTCTCCGCCACCAACCCCACCGTGGCCGTTGACCCCAACACGAATCGCCTCCTGCTCGCTTGGGAAGACAACAACGGCGGCGCTCAGACCGGCAAGAATATCGTCGGACAACTCGTCGATCTCTCCGGTTTCACATCCTACGGCGATCCAATTCGGATCTCTTCAGCTGTGGGCGATCAGACCGCGCCGGTTGCCGCCTTCGACAACGTGAACGAACGCTACTTCGTGGCCTGGGAAGATGCCAGAAACCAGAGCGCGAACCTTAGCAACATCGACCTCTACAGCCAGTTCATCGACCCGCAGGGGAACCTCTCCGGCGGCAACTCCATCGTCACCGTGGCTACCGGCAACCAGCTCTCCCCGGCTGTCGCCTTCGGCGACGTAAGCTTCAGGAAGTTCATGGTGGTATGGAAGGATGGTCGTGCG contains these protein-coding regions:
- a CDS encoding type IV pilus modification PilV family protein, with translation MTATRKTSPSNSGGFTLVEMLMAMLVMTVGLLGLLQCVVVAYQHGTKTRLRTEAVLVAEKWMHEWTRQPFGNISTGIDLSDVENKQVDGVPWSYKVTRKAEPAGSTTTTLKLTVRVLWSSKGETASHEIYTLRTRRAGE
- a CDS encoding PilW family protein; this encodes MRPKDKGQGYTLVEMLVAMLIFSVVMTLISASFARTVKNSSQLSKNTETDIAGLIGLEVMRSDLELAGFGLPWSVSTDIHYDEALKDWHFVTACTDGCPGAKASLYNDNPPSAYRVGDNVGFNGSDYLVLKGTPLGNSPVCRSWCYVNYSGFTRPSRVTPELDQRDEPRVVVLKNEVFSGKVSRTLVHQDSKFTVSSGATLDHAFSPTQKTDTYLAYGVAETELRFPFNRSDYYIERGTDRISSFCNEGTGILYKAGFNHQAKPTIYPLLDCVADMQVVLYLDSNNDGVVDYHPTAEDTLTPKDLREGLKQVRVYVLAQQGKRDTTFVYPAETIVVGDPNLPDEPGHVWSAPALAARFGANWRNYHWKVYTIVVQPKNL
- a CDS encoding pilus assembly protein PilX, translated to MCSLHSQKGAALVTALMLTALSLVIAVALLTMITAGTQISASQKRYHSSLSAARGAVDLFTQELMPRLFQPETAVDDLEREFSGIGLHVNLDPCLRQKLTLSPGSWSACSAAQASSDPVAAPDVSFRLAGLPAAGGFTVTTKIVDTVPGNTDRSGYDLLDGGGAVAAQDDVVRPQHVPAMYHLAVQGIRDGQERERARLSVLYAY
- a CDS encoding helix-turn-helix transcriptional regulator is translated as MIMNSVKKLREERLMSKAELARLAGVSPITIDRIERGEDCRMETKRKILLALGFSLSDKNKVFQD
- the pilM gene encoding type IV pilus biogenesis protein PilM; protein product: MLFSKKKDIVGVDVGSSAVKLVQLRPSKGGYQLVKIGILPLPAEAIVDNTLMDSSSIVETVRQLLTTLGVKAKEAACSISGNSVIIRKISLPVMPVEELEDQIHWEAEQYIPFDINDVNVDFQILFPDEQDSSKMNVLLVASKKDIINDYLSVFAEAGLKLVVVDVDSFAVQNSYELNYTADPEQVVALVNIGASIFNLNIVRDGISLFTRDVQMGGNLYTEEIQKQFGVSSSEAEEMKLGAAEAADPRLKEVLQRVNDTIALEMRRSLDFYNSTAGEERITKVFLSGGGAKTLQLVEAVQQRLSLPVELMNPLVKIAVNEKEFDPRYLEEIAPLMSVAVGLATRRAGDK
- a CDS encoding PilN domain-containing protein, with protein sequence MIKINLLPVRASKKKETMRQQVVVLVVALVGLLAVGVGAWIYLRSQITSLNNEIASSESELAALKTKIGAIDNLKKLQADVKKKLDVLNRLRRDKSGPASRLSALSESVPEKVWLTKYTENGDKVSVSGGALSEDLIAVFMKSLQASGAFKNVELAVSEQAEISGVKYKRFDLNFQIADQKP
- a CDS encoding type IV pilus inner membrane component PilO; the protein is MDPQIEKLLKLPTKEKVALLILLMLLEGAAMYYGLHRPRLQELEGLKKRHEDLQKQVTENRRIANNLPRFKAEYEQLKRDLDNALTELPNQKEIPSLLTNISNVGKSSGLDFLLFRPKPEVPKDFYAEVPVDIAVSGTFYNVADFFVAVSKLPRIVNITNVSFQDVPQTGKTSLKVNCLATTFRFLDPKEAQNTNAKANQNKPK
- a CDS encoding pilus assembly protein PilP yields the protein MLLLALALVSGCKNEEAPAPAPAPKPVQPAQPAPAPKPAPPVQQQLSSVAKSPGALSFKKDPFKPVIVPATPAPASSAAGPSVSPAADLLPIQSFEVSKFKVAGIIAGIRENRALLIDPNGKGYVVQVGMQVGNANGRVTKITPSTVQVVEKGTGRGKGRTIVLTLAKKR
- the pilQ gene encoding type IV pilus secretin family protein, with protein sequence MTMYQSRILFHAMALIVLLTVSAGCVKRMTAANEPAQAGATAFATLRSVTVSPDGSSVELVSDKPLTYTSYKSGEPSKIIVDISQTEPGSVSSPIEVNRGSVKRVDVERQPVGRSVLTRVSVVLTHDVDFFVATDPADKSRLMITLPREAEAKPEQPEVKEAPIAEPRIEEKTLVADAAAATPPVQKSDASATAAPAAEKPAAKATAADAGNGQKLNAIMTVADGVELSVQGGVQTFNSFKLTKPDRIVLDLFKVKNALVQNVVPIGAFGVANARVGSTPDKVRVVLDAAGEGLPAFEVVKTDLGVKIKLKAKGPVQAEAAAPAPAPVAAPAAPAEPAAPAAAPAPKPAAPAPATRMKTDVPPPRNVKGSLESVEFRVVDGVSRITMKLYGTCEPGEPVRSAQGLTLTINDCQVPKKLQRAMDTSKFGTPVLSVTPYQVKGKKGYLTRISVKLHGNLEYSTSRRGNVLTWDIVNPGPAVPAKLPAAPALVHGGNDAAAELAAPPAPAHIEEPMTDISASADKRPAKKVYKGRRVTLEFSDADIRKIFQLIAEVSNLNFLIGDDVTGTISIKLVNVPWDQALDVILDTKGLAMVQQGNIVQIKPRNKMQNQADEEAAAKKAAERMMELKTAVFEVNYASVADVASQFAMLKSERGIITKDERTSRVIVRDVQPALDEMRALLKNLDAPEKQVMIEARIVEATSTFTRDLGVQWGLTYRDAAATVANINSVETTFGGVVSTTGPGTTGSGGLGLGMSFGKLTSNVQLDMRLAAAATVGQVKIISTPKVVTLNNKAAKISQGQSIPYQTTSAEGTKTEFVEAALTLEVTPHITADGSVSMKIKASNNSPGTGSPPPINKKEATTELVVSNGDTTVIGGIYVDSDTEADTGVPFLADIPLLGWLFKSNAKQKTKTELLIFITPKIVI